The genomic segment AACCTCGCTGGGTTGCTGAATCTGCTCGGCCGGCATACTGATCCGGATACGGTTGCGCTGACCTTCATGCGTTAGGGAACGCAGACGGTCAACGATTGGCCGTTTGCGTCCCGCTCACACCAGACGCAGCCGCGACGGGCGCTTCCACCGCACCCGTCTCGCGATCCATCTGCGCGACATCCCACCCGCCGCCGAGCGCCTTCACCAGCCCCACCGACGACACCATCCGCTGCCCCGCGATATTCGCGAGCTTCTGCTGCGCGGTGAACGCGGTGGTCTGCGCGGTCAGCACGTTGATGAACGCAACCGTCCCCGCCTTGTACTGATTGTTGATGATCGCGAGCGCCTGCTGCGCCGATTCGACAGCCTGCTGCTGCACGACGATCTCCCGCTCCAGAATGCGCAACGACGCGAGATTGTCCTCGACGTCCTGGAACGCCGTCAGCACGGTCTGCCGATAAGTCGCGACGTTCTGGTCGTAAGCAGCACGCGCGGCGTCGGTGCGAGCGGCACGCAGGCCGCCGTCGAAAATCGTTGCTGCGATGTCCGGTCCGAGCGTCCAGAAACGCGACGGCGCGCGCAGCAACTGCGACAGCACCGAGCTTTCGAAGCCGCCCTGCGCGGAGAGCGTGAGCGTCGGGAAGTACGCGGCGATTTCAATGCCGATCTGCTCGTTCGCCGCCGCTGCCTTGCGCTCGGCCGAGGCGATATCCGGGCGGCGCTCGAGAATCGCGGATGGCATTTGCACGGGCACCGTGGGCGGCGTCGCATCGAGCGGAATCGGCGGTATCGAGAACGTGGAAGCCGGCTCGCCGACGAGCACCGCAATCGCATGTTCGAATTGCGCGCGCGCGACGCCGTTGTCGATGGCGGACGCCTGTGCGGACTGCAATTGCGTCTGCGCCTGAATCACGTCCGAGCGCGCGACGATGCCCTGCGCGTACTGATTCTGCGTGAGCTTGAGCGATTGCTCGTAGGCCGCGACGGTTTCGTCGAGGAGCTTTTGTTGCGCATCGAGCGCGCGCAACTGGAAATAGCTCTGCGCAAGCGTGGCCTGCGCGGACAGACGCGCGTTCGCGAGATCGGCGGCCGCGCCTTCCTGGCCGGCCTTCTGCGCGGTGACCGTGCGCGAGACGCTGCCCCACAGGTCCGGTTCCCAGCTCGCGTCGAGCGAAAGGTTGAACTGGTTGTTGACGGAACCCTGCTGGCCGAAGCTGGAACTGTTGGTCGACCGGTTGCCCGTGCCGGTTCCGGAACGCGACGCCGACGCCGCTGCGCCGATCGTCGGGAAGTACGCCGCGCGCGCCTCGCCGACGAGCGCGCGCGCCTGGCGATACGCGGCCGCGAACTGCGCGATGCTCTGGTTCGCCTGATTCACGCGCGTTTCGAGCTCGTTGAGGCGTTCGTCGTTATAGACGGTCCACCAGGTGCCGCGGTCGATCTGGTCGGCGGGCTGCGCGACCTTCCAGCCTTCGGGCGCTTCCTTGTAACTGGCCGGGACCGTCGTCGTGGGGCGCTGATAGTCGGGCCCGACCGCGCAGCCGGCGATGAACATCGCGAGCGTGGCGGCAAGCGCCGTGGCGGTCAGCCGGCGCGGGACGGCGAAAGCGGGAAGGGCGGGGCGATACGGCATCTGCTTGTCGAAATTCCTGTCGGCGCGGCTCCGTTCGAAGCGACGGACGCGATCAGCCGAGATGGTAACGGAACGCGGCGCGCGCTCGATGCGCGCGCCGAGCGTTGTCGGGCAGACGTTAGCGTAACGGGTTCGCCGTAAGGCGGGTGTTACGCGGCGGCAGGAATCGGTTACGACGCGTTACGGGGAAGCGCTTGTGCGCCTTACGCTCCGCTTGCGCCGCCGCTTCCGGGACATGCGGAGCAGGGCGCGGGCAGCAACGGCCGCGCCGACGCGGCCTTCTTCGGCGCGGAAGCCGCCGTCTTGCGCCGTTGCCGGTTCTCGAACCATCCCATGCCGAGCACCGCGAACGAACCGCCCGGCAGCAAGAATACGATCAGATACAACGCGAGTTTCCACGAGCTCAGCTTCGGCGGGACGAAGTGACGGGAAGCGTTGGCGATCGTGCTGCTGATGGGGCCGAAGCGTCGGCGGGCGGTGCGAACAAAGCGGGTCATTTGAAGGTCCTTCGGGCGTCGCAGAACGACGGCTGGCGATCAGAACATGGTCTCGAATTGCGCATCACGCGCGTAACTCAGTGCATAGAATAATATTGACTATGCAACTACTTTTCAAGATACTGCCGATTGCTTTTTCGCAATTATCGGCTTCACGGGGGCGCGGCGCAGTGTCGCAACCCCGCAACAGCCGTTTGACCGATGTCGCATGAACAGCGAACCGCTTTACGATCCCGCCACGATTCAACTCGAAACGAGCCTCGGTTATTTCCTTGCCAAGGCGCGCAACGTGCTCGTCATGCGAACCGATCAGGCGCTCAAGCCGCTCGATCTCACGTCGCCGCAGATCGGCGTGATCCTGCTGCTTGCGTCGGGACGCGCGCGCACGCCGCTGGAACTGTCGCGCGAGATGTCGTATGACAGCGGCTCGATGACGCGCATGCTCGACCGGCTCGAAAAGAAAGGTTTCGTGAGCCGGGCGCGCAGCGAGGCCGACCGCAGGATGGTCGAACTGAGCCTGACCGTGCGAGGGCGCGACGCCGCCGCGCGCCTGCCCGCGATCGGCGCCGCCGTGCTCAACGAACAACTGGACGGTTTCAGCCCTGCGGAGCTGGCGCTGTTGATCGGCATGCTGACGCGCATTATCGGCAACTCGCCGATGGCCGTTTGCGCGCCGTGCGGGCTCGACGAAGATTTGCCCTGATTGATCGGACGAAACTGGCGTTTCATTGCGCAGATTTCGCTGTCTGGGCAGAGAATGCCTCGACAATAAATAGTTTGCGTGCGATGCGTGCTTTCGGCATCGTCGGCGCATGGAGAAAACGAAGAATGTCCACATCCGCGACGAGCACGCCCGCCACGCCGCCCGCGCCCATGCCGCTCACCGGCGGCATCCTCGCCCTGCTGACGATGGGCCTCGCGCTCGGCACGTTCATGGAAGTGCTCGACACGTCGATCGCGAACGTCGCGGTGCCGACCATTTCCGGCAGCCTCGGCGTGGCGACGAGCGAAGGCACCTGGGTGATCTCGTCGTATTCGGTCGCGTCCGCTATCGCGGTGCCGCTGACCGGTTGGCTCGCACGCCGCGTCGGCGAGGTGAAGCTCTTCACGATATCGGTGCTGCTGTTCTCCGTCGCGTCCGCGCTCTGCGGCCTCGCGCACAACTTTCAGTCGCTGATCGCGTTCCGGCTGTTGCAGGGCCTCGTCTCCGGCCCGATGGTCCCGCTGTCGCAAACCATCCTCATGCGCAGCTATCCGCCGGAAAAGCGCGGACTCGCGCTCGGCCTCTGGGCGATGACAGTGATCGTCGCACCGATCTTCGGCCCGGTGATGGGCGGCTACATCACCGATAACTTCACGTGGCCGTGGATCTTCTACATCAACGTGCCGATCGGCATGTTTTCCGCGGCGATCGCGTACTTCCTGCTGCGCGGCCACGAGACGAAGACGACCCAGCAGCGCATCGACGGCGTCGGGCTTGCGTTGCTGGTGATCGGCGTCGCGAGCCTGCAGATGATGCTCGATCTCGGCAAGGACCACGACTGGTTCAGCTCGAACTTCATCGTGACGCTGGCGATCGTCGCGGCGGTGTCGCTCGCGTTCATGTTCGCGTGGGAGTTGACCGAAAAGGAACCGGTGATCGACCTGTCGCTCTTTCGCGACCGCAACTTCGCGATGGGCGTGCTCATTACGTCGCTCGGCTTTCTCGCGTTTTTCGGCTCGGTCGTGGTGTTGCCGCTGTGGCTGCAAACCGTGCTCGGCTACACGCCGTGGCTCGCGGGCCTCGCCACCGCGCCGGTCGGCATCCTCGCGCTGGTGCTCTCGCCGCTCATCGGGCAGAACATGCATCGGCTGAATCTGCGCGTGGTCGCGAGTTTCGCGTTCCTCACCTTCGCGTTCGTGTCGCACTGGAACTCGACCTTCACGCTCGACACGCCGTTCCACGAGATCATCTATCCGCGTCTGATTCAGGGCATCGGCGTCGCGTGCTTCTTCGTGCCGATGACGACCATCACGCTCTCCAGCGTCTCCGACGAACGGCTCGCGGGCGCGGCGGGGCTGTCGAACTTCCTGCGGACCTTGTCGGGCGCGATCGGCACGGCGGTCAGCACGACTTTCTGGGAAAACGGCATGATCCGCCATCATGCGCGGCTCACCGAATCGGTCACGCCGTATTCGGCGGGCACGACGGCCTATTCGGATCTGCTTTCGGGACTCGGTCTGTCGGGACAGGCGCTGACGGCGCAACTGGATCGCGTGGTGTCGGCGCAGGCGTACATGATGTCGACCAACGACTTCTTCCGCATTTCGTTCTACGCGTTTCTCGTGCTGGCCGTGATGGTCTGGCTGACGCGGCCGAAGAAGGGCGCGTCAGCCACGATGGGTCATTGATTTACTGCGGCGTGAGCGGCGTCACCGATTGGCCCGGCTGGTTCTCGAGATTGAGCGGAACCGGTTGATCGAGCGGGCTGACCTGCACGCCGCCTGGAGCGGGCGCGGCGGGCGCGACGGGCGGCGTCGCGACTGCCTGCGCGGCTTGCGGCGTCGTTTTCCGCAGCCCCGGACCGTTTCGGATGAACTGCTTGAAGTCCGCGCCCGCCTGCCACGGGTTGGGCTCGCAGCCGAGCGGGTTGTCGCAGTGCGCGGCGAAGCCGATCGTCGCGGTGCCTTCGTTCGTCGGCGTCTTGGTGATCTGATACGCGAGCGCGCGCTTTCCGCTCGACGGTCCCGCCGTCTGGATGATCGAATCCGTGACGGTCTGCAACTTGTACGCCGAATGATTCGTCACCCAGACCTGGGCGCGTGCCCACCACGCATCGCATTCGGGCTTGCTCATGCAGGTGAGCGGTTGGGTGGCCTGCTCCATGACGGTGCTGCTGACCTGATCGTCTACCGCGCAGCCGCCCAATAGCGCAAGCGACGCAGCCCCCAGCGCGGCCGCGCCGAAGAACATCTTTTTCATTGCTCCCCCGATCGTCGAAAAGTCGGCAACATTTTGACCCGTCAACCCGGATGACGTTGTGATGCGTTTCCCTCTGTTGCACAAGCCGGTAAGGCTTTCCGGCGCACGCGGGCGCCGGAACGGAAAAAGCTGCTCGTCGCGAAGGAGCGCGAACGCTCACGCGCTCGCGGGATTCAGCTTGTAGTCCTGATAGGCGGCGACGAACGCATCGAACGATTCGCTGTCGCTGCTTTCGACCACCGTCTGCTCCACCAACGATTTCGCCGCGAGTTCTTCCATCGCGCGCTCGTCTTCGAACGAGAGCGGGCGCGCGCGGAACGTTTCGGCGTGGCGCGCGCTGAGTTCGAGCGCGAAGGCGTCGAAAGATTGCCGATTGTCGCGCATCGTCTGCAACACGCGAGCGGACGGCGTCAGCGATGCATCTGCGACGCGCGGCCGCAATCCCCGAAGCGCGCGCGTGTGGTCGTCGTTACCGTTGAGCGTGTCGAGCGTCTTCGCGACCGGCTCGATCGCGTCGAAGAGCGCTTCGGCCCACTGCTGCATCGGCACGCTCGCGCCGTCGCGTTGCAGCGTGAGACCTGGCTTGCGTCCTTCCTTCGACACCGCGCTGAAATTGCCGTTCGCTTCGATGCTCGCCGCGGGCGGCAACAACGGGCTGTCTTCCAGCGCGCAATACAGCAGGTATGCATCGAGAAAGCGCGCGGTCTCCAGCGAGATGCCGGTCGGCTCGAACGGATCGATGTCGAGGCAGCGCACTTCGATGTACTGCACGCCGCGCTCGGCCAACGCATGCAGCGGACGTTCGCCCGAATACGTGACGCGCTTCGGGCGGATCGTCGAGTAGAACTCGTTTTCGATCTGCAGGACGTTGGTGTTGATCTGGACCCATTCGCCATCGCGCTGCGTGCCGATGGCCTCATACGGCGCGTACGGCTGGCTCAC from the Caballeronia sp. NK8 genome contains:
- a CDS encoding efflux transporter outer membrane subunit — encoded protein: MPYRPALPAFAVPRRLTATALAATLAMFIAGCAVGPDYQRPTTTVPASYKEAPEGWKVAQPADQIDRGTWWTVYNDERLNELETRVNQANQSIAQFAAAYRQARALVGEARAAYFPTIGAAASASRSGTGTGNRSTNSSSFGQQGSVNNQFNLSLDASWEPDLWGSVSRTVTAQKAGQEGAAADLANARLSAQATLAQSYFQLRALDAQQKLLDETVAAYEQSLKLTQNQYAQGIVARSDVIQAQTQLQSAQASAIDNGVARAQFEHAIAVLVGEPASTFSIPPIPLDATPPTVPVQMPSAILERRPDIASAERKAAAANEQIGIEIAAYFPTLTLSAQGGFESSVLSQLLRAPSRFWTLGPDIAATIFDGGLRAARTDAARAAYDQNVATYRQTVLTAFQDVEDNLASLRILEREIVVQQQAVESAQQALAIINNQYKAGTVAFINVLTAQTTAFTAQQKLANIAGQRMVSSVGLVKALGGGWDVAQMDRETGAVEAPVAAASGVSGTQTANR
- a CDS encoding MarR family winged helix-turn-helix transcriptional regulator, translating into MNSEPLYDPATIQLETSLGYFLAKARNVLVMRTDQALKPLDLTSPQIGVILLLASGRARTPLELSREMSYDSGSMTRMLDRLEKKGFVSRARSEADRRMVELSLTVRGRDAAARLPAIGAAVLNEQLDGFSPAELALLIGMLTRIIGNSPMAVCAPCGLDEDLP
- a CDS encoding DHA2 family efflux MFS transporter permease subunit — translated: MSTSATSTPATPPAPMPLTGGILALLTMGLALGTFMEVLDTSIANVAVPTISGSLGVATSEGTWVISSYSVASAIAVPLTGWLARRVGEVKLFTISVLLFSVASALCGLAHNFQSLIAFRLLQGLVSGPMVPLSQTILMRSYPPEKRGLALGLWAMTVIVAPIFGPVMGGYITDNFTWPWIFYINVPIGMFSAAIAYFLLRGHETKTTQQRIDGVGLALLVIGVASLQMMLDLGKDHDWFSSNFIVTLAIVAAVSLAFMFAWELTEKEPVIDLSLFRDRNFAMGVLITSLGFLAFFGSVVVLPLWLQTVLGYTPWLAGLATAPVGILALVLSPLIGQNMHRLNLRVVASFAFLTFAFVSHWNSTFTLDTPFHEIIYPRLIQGIGVACFFVPMTTITLSSVSDERLAGAAGLSNFLRTLSGAIGTAVSTTFWENGMIRHHARLTESVTPYSAGTTAYSDLLSGLGLSGQALTAQLDRVVSAQAYMMSTNDFFRISFYAFLVLAVMVWLTRPKKGASATMGH